The following coding sequences lie in one Melopsittacus undulatus isolate bMelUnd1 chromosome 9, bMelUnd1.mat.Z, whole genome shotgun sequence genomic window:
- the GLYCTK gene encoding glycerate kinase, with the protein MSLREHALTLFCSAVGTVRPAPMLKRALKLQKDGCPQLLVKGRAFPVKRNLYLVGFGKAVLGMAAAAEEILGDHLVRGIINVPLGIQESLRRAGMQEMLLKPHSKIQVIEGAKNNLPDAEALKGALAIQELAEGLTADDLLLVLISGGGSALLPAPIPPILLKEKEKLTKMLASQGAAIQELNVVRKTLSLLKGGGLARLSYPAQVVSLILSDVIGDPLDIIASGPTAASSHTVQDCLQILTKYNLLHSLPKSVETVLSSSPTKPTAPEDFSHVCNIIIGSNRLALDEAKRQAEGLGYTTLVLSAAVCGDVGRVAMLYCQLIQLLCLGFAGLGEGPQSDEVRQDLLQLVAELQIPGLNLAEFLEALRGLGSKTPVCILAGGETTVQLQGTGKGGRNQELVLRVGLGLHKAQTMEASSSPQRCEIFFLSGGTDGQDGPTEAAGAFCSPELVTEALREGLDVEAFLSSNNSYAFFSQFQGGHHLLVTGLTGTNVMDIQAILIRAME; encoded by the exons ATGTCCCTCCGTGAGCATGCACTGACCCTCTTCTGCAGTGCAGTGGGTACTGTCCGGCCCGCTCCGATGCTGAAGAGGGCTCTGAAACTCCAGAAGGATGGGTGCCCTCAGCTGCTGGTGAAGGGCAGGGCCTTCCCAGTGAAGAGGAACCTGTACCTGGTAGGTTTTGGCaaagctgtgctggggatggctgCGGCAGCAGAAGAGATCCTGGGAGACCACCTGGTTCGGGGGATCATCAATGTGCCACTGGGCATCCAGGAGAGCCTGCGGCGAGCAGGAATGCA ggagatgctgctgaaaCCACACAGCAAAATCCAGGTCATCGAAGGTGCCAAGAACAACCTCCCAGATGCAGAGGCTCTGAAGGGAGCACTTGCCatccaggaactggcagaggGTCTGACTGCAGATGACCTGCTCCTCGTGCTCATCTCAG GGGGTGGATCAGCCCTACTGcctgctcccatccctcccatcctcctcaaagagaaggagaaactcACAAAGATGCTGGCTTCCCAAGGAGCTGCCATACAGGAGCTGAATGTTGTCCGGAAGACTCTCTCCTTGCTGAAGGGTGGAGGGCTGGCCCGGCTCTCATATCCTGCACAG GTGGTGAGCCTCATCCTTTCTGATGTGATTGGTGACCCCCTGGACATCATAGCAAGCGgccccactgctgccagctcccacACTGTCCAAGACTGCCTTCAGATACTCACCAAATACAACCTGCTGCACAGTCTGCCCAAGTCAGTGGAAACGGTCCTGTCCAGCTCTCCCACCAAGCCCACTGCTCCAGAAGACTTCTCCCACGTTTGCAACATCATCATCGGGTCAAACAGGCTGGCTCTAGACGAGGCCAAACGCCAAGCTGAGGGCCTGGGCTACACCACGCTGGTTCTGAGCGCAGCAGTGTGTGGGGACGTTGGCCGTGTTGCCATGCTGTACTGCCAGCTCAtccagctgctctgcctgggCTTTGCCGGCCTCGGAGAAGGGCCCCAGAGTGATGAGGTGAGGCAGGATCTCCTGCAGCTGGTGGCAGAGCTACAGATCCCAGGTTTGAACCTTGCTGAATTTCTAGAGGCCCTGCGAGGATTGGGGTCTAAAACACCAGTGTGCATCCTGGCTGGTGGAGAAACCACAGTCCAGCTCCAAGGAACCGGCAAGGGAGGGAGGAACCAGGAGCTGGTCCTGcgagtggggctggggctgcacaAGGCACAGACCATGGAAGCCAGCAGCTCCCCACAGAGGTGCGAGATCTTCTTCCTCAGCGGTGGAACAGATGGGCAGGATGGGCCAACggaggcagcaggagctttCTGCAGCCCAGAGCTGGTGACTGAGGCATTGCGGGAGGGCCTTGATGTGGAGGCTTTCCTTAGCAGCAACAACTCCTATGCCTTCTTCAGCCAGTTCCAAGGTGGGCATCACCTCCTGGTGACAGGATTGACAGGCACCAATGTCATGGACATCCAGGCCATTTTAATTAGAGCCATGGAATGA